A segment of the Ipomoea triloba cultivar NCNSP0323 chromosome 1, ASM357664v1 genome:
TCTCACTACCTATGGGATATTGTTGTTTCTTACAAGTTACAAGTACACCACCTCTTTCAGCTATTAGTTTTATTTACTGGTATGGACAGTGGCTTGGCATTGAAAAGACTGGTCAGACTTgaatttctggaagaaaaggcCTATACATTATGTGTATTTCATAAGTGATTCTCCTAAGAACCCAGAATATAGCTTTACAATTGAAATCAAGGGGGGCAAATAGTGCTGAAGGTGGTAGAAAAGAATCTAGTAAAAGAAAGAGAAGGTGTTGAGTGCTAAAAAAAAGGGGGCAACTGCTTTTGCTTGAATAGATAGTATTATCAAACAAACACATTTGTTGTGTTACATCAAATATGGTTATATGGTGGTGCTACAAGTACAgtgataaattaaaattaagacaGATGCGGAACCAGTGAGTGCAGAACTTCAACAATATAATCAATGTTCATAGATGCGACACTCATCAGTTTCAGGGTTGTCTTGACAGAAGGACTCGAGGGGATCTTGCTGTTTCTCAAGCTTGAGGCGGAGATCGGCTTTGGCTTGGCTCACCTCTTCCACCTCGTCCCATGCCACCTTGCACTCGTCGGACGTTTCGTCCTCGCCACACACCTCCTTGGCTTCCTTCACCATCTTCTCTATCATCTCCTCCAGCTGCTTCTCCCTCATGTACGTCCCCTTGTACTTAGCTCCTCCGCTCGTAGCTTTCACCCTCCTGATCTCTACTTGCTGCTGCATCACCTTCCTTGGCGGTAGCCCTGATCTGAACAAGCCAGGGCCTTGGGGTACAGATGGCTTCAGATTCAAACTGAAACCCGTCAAACTCAAAGACCCCATACCTTTCTTCGACGTTCTATGATCTTTTCTcccttttcctctttttcttgCCACTTATCACGTTGAGGGTTCTCAGCTCCGTCACTTGATCTTTGTGGCTTTGTGTTCACCCTGCTCAATTTGGTCGCTGAATTGGATTAGATTGGATAGCTTTGCTTTTGTAAAAGTTAGGATAAGGAATCTATCTATAATCTACTGTGACTAGGATGAATAATTTGTATCCGACATGGACTTTTTAATATCCCAGAGACAAATACTTGCTTAATACTACTGTTGTTTGCTTTTTTAAATCGTTAAattcatttctttctttctttctttcatgtaATATGGCCATTTCTAGATCCAAGAAAAATAGTAGACCaattatatacggagtacattTATTAAAACATTTCATATGATTAATTTCTTTCACCAAGGTCTTGTTTGACAAATGGCGGGTAGCTGATAGTTGTTAGATAAGTGGGTTAGAGAGGTAtcattagttgataatattattttatctcataacgtttattattctaacacgtacggagcaaaaaaaattttaacatcAACGTTTTGTATCGTGGCCCACACAGCGATCCATACATGCCTTaaccaatagttataccatggacccgaaTCTACCTTGTAAGGTGGGCTCGTGtctatttacatattgaatgttcacactttgaaatgttcaaattgtaaacattcagtatataaattgtgaacattcagtttGTAAATTGTGTAAGATggtatatttacaattttagaactctatatttacacttttatatctcaatatacaaaattatatatatatattttttgaatactactgactctattacaatgcagtatcgaggctcgaacccaccacctcccgtataaagggaagggtttgatgccactggactacaaggtccttggcatacaaaattacattagtcaatattcacaattttttaactctatattcacaattttgttatatagattcaaaatttgtgttatactgttgaacatagagttatgaaattgtgaacatagagttataaaactgtgaacgtagagctatgaaattgtgtacatgaaattatgaaattgtgaacataaagttatgaaattgtgaatatgaaattatgaaattgtgaatatgaaattatgaaattgtgaacataaagttatgaaattgtgaacatgaactcGGGTCCGTAACATAACAacccacataataatttgcgggttgttatgccgtggacccagaggtccaccttgcaaggtggacctgggtctacatttacatacactatactctacattcacactttgtaaacttcacattcacacattacatgattatatgtttagtaactatattactattcttatgcattcacacattcaaaactctatattcagaggtcctatactccatattcacaacttgagaactccacattcacacattacagggctacaagttgctagaacttcttaactctattacagattcacacacacatgcataactctacattcacaatttctatactccatattcactatttgaaacctccacattcatacatttctgagcaactctacattcgcacaatcataaatctacattcacgatttctatattctacattcacactttgaaacatctacatttacacatttttggacaactctatattcaccaatatgtttactaattaaaaaaaaaaagcaaaaaaaaaaacaaaaacaaaaacgacgtagttttggacccaggtctaccttgcaaggtggacctgggtccacagcataatttgccataattTGCCTGCCTCAACTCAGAGACAGCTTTTTGGGCTTGGTCTTTTTGAAAGTAACGGGCTAACCCAACAAACCTCAACGTGATTGGTTCAATCGGCAGTCCATTTGGCCCACGCCCCACGGCTCCAACGGCTATGAAATTGAAACTGTGAATGAATCTTCCGTTGTTATATCctcatttcaaattttgaaacgCACGGCAAATTTCTCTCTGCAACttggaggaggagaagaagaagaccgACGGAAATGGAGAACGTATTAATGGATCCAGAGACTGAGTTTTTGGCTTCAAAGCAAGAGACGGGCAACGAGTGGGAACTCTTCAAGGAGAACGTCAGGCCTCTCAAGAGAGGCCGTAACATCAGTCTTCTCAACGACGCTCTCAAATCTCACTCTGATTTCGAGCTCAAGAAATCCCTTCTCGATAAGCGAAGGTTTCTGTTAACTAATTCCCTCGTTGATTCAGATCCTGGTTTCATTCTTTTTCCTAAATTTAACCTGCCCCCTTTCATCACCAGGAGGCTGATTGAAGCCGTTGACGAGTACAAAGGCGAAGACCCTCTCCAACCATGGCTCGAGTGAGTAGAGTCCTCATTTGTGATTCCCCTTGCTCTTTTTCCTTCCAATTTTGGATCGTTATCATTTGGGCATAGTTTGCCTTTTTGTTTCCTCTCAAGTACGGAGCAATTAAAGCTATTGCTAGACAGACATACCTAAATTACTTGGTTAAAGGAAAAGTAACTGTGCAAACTTCTGAAGGGCACACTGGTTTATACAAGTGAAATAGTCTGTCATAATGTGCTTGCCTCAAGGCCCTCAACTGAGGGGAAATTGATGCTTTTGTCCGAGATTTTATGTTCAGTATGTTAGTGCACTTTCTTTTGATGTTTAATAACGTTATGTTCACTAAAATCCTGTAGGTGTATCAAGTGGGTTCAGGAGTCTTTCCCTCCTGGTGGTGACAGCTCAGGACTTGTTGTGATTTATGAACAATGTGTTCGCACCTTTTGGCATGACGATCGCTACAAAGATGATCTTCGCTACTTGAAAGTGTGGCTAGAATATGTAGGTTCCATTTCCATGTTTTTCCTCCTTTTCTCCACATTATACAGAATTAAGTTTACAAGTGTGATCTTTAGTTGATTAAAAAACTATGCCATAATGGCCAtttcttattatgtttttatttgaaCTTTTTGGCAGGCTGAAAATTGTGTGGATGCTGAAGTCATCTTTAGTTTTCTGGAGGCAAATAAAATTGGACAGACACACTCTTCCTTCTATGTTGCATATGCCTTGCACATggaatctaaaaataaaattagaactGCAGATGAAATATTTAATCGTGGGTTATCTATGTAAGTTCTCTTTATTTGATCTAGTTATGATTTCCTGTATGGTTGACTTCTCTGCTGCATTGGTCTTGTTTGAGTTTGGTGTACTATCTAAATTATGTAGGACCCTTTGACTTAGATAACATTGGTATTTTATGTTGCTATGTTGGTTTCTCATGTCTGATGCTTCACATGTTAAACTTGAGGCTTCTCTGTTAGTGTCAATTAAGCCTTCATTCTGAATAAAGTAGTAAATAATTCAAATGCTTACagtgatttttgttttgttttgtttttttttgtttttgtttttgtttttgcttttttttttttttttttttttttttttttttttttttttaaataaaattaattaattacttttttaaaactAGGATTTATGATAGCTTTATAAATGATGATGCCTAAACATTTGCTATTTTTATTTGTAGGAGACAATGTCTAATGAACATGCCATGCGATTTCCCTTAGTTGGAAGTGCAATGTTGTTGTCATTGTTCTTGCTTTTTAAGTTCCTGTCTAAAGACCTGGTTAATGCTGTCCTGACATGTTACTTCTTTGTACTCGGCATTGCAGCCCTTTCGTATGTTCTTTTAGTATGGATCAATTTTGCTAATGCTTAATAATTCATTTTATTGACATGAATGATATCAAACACAATTCTTGTCTTTTACACTCTGTAGAGCAACATTGTTACCTGCAATTAAGCGTTTCTTGCCAACAAAGTGGAATGAAGATCCCATAGTATGGCGTTTTCCATATGTTCGCTGTAAGATTCCTTGTGGTTAAGCTTATATTCTTTCTGAAAAGTTTAGCTGTCTTATAGACCTAGGATCTTGTATTCATCTTTGATGTCCAGGTAGTTTTCTTAATGGAACATATTTCATACAGCCTTACTGGCTGCTTATTTTANttttttttttgtttttgtttttttgttttttaaataattttattaattctttttcaatCTTCTTCCAGTTTTGAATTTTCTTAAATAGCAATTGCTGTTTTTCAAGATATTATGTGAATATAGTAAACATGAGTTGGCTCCAGCAAATGATTGCCAGTTGTGGGTTAAACTTTTTGCTCCAGCAATGCAATAACATTATCAATCCTTAGCTTAGGTTAAAATAATGTCCCTAAATACCTTCGAGACATCATgcaattgaatatttattaacATATTTAACATCCTTCAGGAACCAAATCAAgcatattacattttccttgaTTCCTATGTTTGCTATCCAATGATAAGTAATACCTTCAGGCTTCAGCCactaacattattattgttatcgCTCTTGTTATTGTTTTGGCGTTCCTCTGTTCTAGAAATGCACAGCCAATTGAAAAGTTGAAGGAAGCTTATAGGAAATTTCTTGGACGATCAATGAGGAAATCAAAAGCAGTAGAGGTATGTAAATTGCTCCTTTAGGGTTCCCACCTTTTTGTTGTTTCCTATTTTCCATGAGgttgtattaaatattaatgatgCCTCTTTGCAAATGGTCAGGAAGATTCAACAGAAAACCAATTGCCAGTTCGAAGTTTTGGTACTTTATTGGCTAGGGGAGGCACCGGTAAGTCATATAACCCCATGTTTCTGTTAAAGTCATGAGAATCTTAAATAGTAATATTGTTCTCCTTCCTGTAGGAAATCAAACTACAGAGACTTCTGATTTTTCTAGGAAGAAGTTGAAGCCTGGAAGGTGAGCAAAATGATTTTATCCTTATAGGGTTTCTTGACAGCATGAATTCTTGTTTATCTCTACTCCAGGGTAAAATCATAGGGGCCACTGAATTAGCAAGTTTCCTGGGTATAGCAGCTGAAATCTTATTAATGcatatgttattatatttaaggaTTCTactttaaaatctttaaaaagaTGTGAGATTGAATACTTTCTGGGATTTTGAATATCTATGATCCTTTCGAATAACAACATTTGAGGAGCAATAGACAAGACTTGTTCAGGATTGTGTTAGTATTGAATTGAAACTGAAATGCTGATAATGAGATTGCAAGAACAATTTGACAGAGAGTGTGGATAGTGTATAATGCATTTCTGAATGAGAATTCACATTTTGCAGGGCTCAAGTTCCATTTCTCCCCATTTATAAAGATAAAAACACTGATATTGCATCAAGCCATCATATAGAGACATCAAAGTTGGACACCAGATCATGGCACTGCCTTGGTGCCAGAGGAGAGAGGAACAAAGAGAATAATGCAATTCCTTCCAAATGGACCTCAAATAAGGTTAGGTTTCATGTGAAGAAAACTTTAACCTTGCAAGAATACCCAATGTTTCGCAATATCTCATACCCAAAGTTCCTTTTTCCAGATTCCTCAAAGAGCAGTACATAGAAACAATGGAGCCACTGCTACTGCATGCATCGAGATTTTTGTGGATGACGAATGTAATGAGTGAGTACACACTGCTATCATTGTTAGACTCATGTATCCTTTTGACTTTATGAAAGTCCAATGGAGAATCAATGCATATATCAATCACTTAGCCACTATTGTATTGTGTTTGAATCTACATGAATGAAGTTTAGAATAGTTAATTAGTTCTTCAGACATGCTGCAGAATGTGGCATTGATGCTGTCTCTGTTTACTCTTGTAGAAAATCTGAAACAGAAAATCGTGGTGAGAAGGTTTCTACTCTGCAGCTCAGACAAGGGGATGGAAAAGACATCAAGAAGTGAGTCAATGACTTCTACCTCAGCATTTCTTTCCCCACTTCACTATTCGCCTCAGTTTCACTAATCATTGTGGTGTTAACTTTATGCAGGGAAACGGAATTATTGAGGGAGAATCCACTGCATTACTTCCCTCCAAACTCCTTGCCTAGATGATTAATTCtgggattaaaaaaataaataactaatgCTTTTTGTAGCATGTTCTTGTTGTAATTTTACTATATTGTGGCTATCATTTACAGACCGTTTGGTTTGATtatgggaatatgaattccatatTTCCATTTACGGACTGTTAGTATTTGGTTTGAATAtgagaatatgaattccattggtTTGAATCAAGAAACTTGAATATTATTAATCAAAAGTAAGTCAGCAATACAGGGAGGAGGAGGAGCTAAGTCTCATTCTCGTACATGCAAGTATGCAACAGCATAAGAGCTTGTAGCTGGCTCTGGCTAAAGTGTGAGCTACCAAGTTTGCCCATCCATACATTTAAACAACTGAATGCCTTGGCCCACCTTCAAGAGACTTCTGGCCTGACTGTGTCAATGTGAATAAATCCAATTGTTTTGTAGCAGGTATTCAAGGTGATATCCTGAATTTTGTTGATTTTCCACGAGGCTCCCTCCCAGTCCGTTACCTTGGTATCCCTTTGGATGCTCAGAGACTCAAGTCATCCCATTTTTCCCCGCTGATTGAATCTGTAACGCAACACATTGCAGCTTGGAAAAGAAGTAATCTAACTTATGCAGGGAGACTAGAATTGCTCATGTCAGTGATTCAAGGAACAATTAGTTTTTGGCTCCAGAATTTTTCCACACCGTCTAATGTGCTTGAGCAGCTTATCTCCTTATGCAGGAATTTCCTATGGGGGGATAAACCAGCCCCTATTGCATGGGATAAGGTGTGCCACCCGAAGGACGAGGGTGGTTTGGGTCTGCATAATCTCAAGATCTGGAATCAGGCTTTCCTTTTCAAAAGTCCTTTGGGATATTCATTGCAAACGCGATTCACTCTGGATTTGTTGGGTCTGTGGCTACtatatcaaaacaaatgatTTTTGGGACTGGAAACCGAAGCCCAGGGACTCCCCTCTTATGAAAGCTGTGTTTGCTGTAAAGGAGGCAATTGTGGAGCACATGGGCAGTGATCACAGGGCTAGATGCTTTCTCCTATCTCCCTTCAGCAAGAATAAAATCCATATTGCCTTGGTGTATGATCTCCTTAGACACAAAGCAAATGTAACAGTCAAGTGGAAATTTACATGGAGGCCTTTCATTCCTCGAAAATTCTCTTTCATCTTGTGGCTTGCTCTCAAGAACCGTCTCCTCACAAAGGATCGTCTGTTGATGATGGATGTCGAATCAGATTGCTCCATGTGCATGGGGCAAAAAGAATCTGCTAACCACCTTTTTTTTTAGATGTGCTTTTTCTTTGCAGGTTTGGCGCAAGGTCCGGGAGCTTTTTGGTTTTCCAAAAAATACGATTGCTATTTGCAGCTCTATCAAATGGATAAGAAGGTTGTTTAAAGGAAAAGGGAATCACTCAAAAGCTGTTTCTATTGCTCTTGCTTGCACAGTGTATCACGTCTGGAATTAAGGAACCAAATTATTCATGATGTTGCTTGTAGGCCATCTCTGGATGGTCTCGTCAGTTGTATTGCCACTGATACTCTTCGTGTGGTTTTTTCTctgcagtaaaaaaaaaaaaaataaaaaaatggttCTTTTAGTTTGT
Coding sequences within it:
- the LOC116023965 gene encoding calvin cycle protein CP12-3, chloroplastic, whose translation is MGSLSLTGFSLNLKPSVPQGPGLFRSGLPPRKVMQQQVEIRRVKATSGGAKYKGTYMREKQLEEMIEKMVKEAKEVCGEDETSDECKVAWDEVEEVSQAKADLRLKLEKQQDPLESFCQDNPETDECRIYEH
- the LOC116023949 gene encoding mitotic spindle checkpoint protein BUBR1, encoding MENVLMDPETEFLASKQETGNEWELFKENVRPLKRGRNISLLNDALKSHSDFELKKSLLDKRRRLIEAVDEYKGEDPLQPWLECIKWVQESFPPGGDSSGLVVIYEQCVRTFWHDDRYKDDLRYLKVWLEYAENCVDAEVIFSFLEANKIGQTHSSFYVAYALHMESKNKIRTADEIFNRGLSINAQPIEKLKEAYRKFLGRSMRKSKAVEEDSTENQLPVRSFGTLLARGGTGNQTTETSDFSRKKLKPGRAQVPFLPIYKDKNTDIASSHHIETSKLDTRSWHCLGARGERNKENNAIPSKWTSNKIPQRAVHRNNGATATACIEIFVDDECNEKSETENRGEKVSTLQLRQGDGKDIKKETELLRENPLHYFPPNSLPR